TGACCAGATCAAAAAAGAAGAAACCCTTGCAGCCTCGCGTGCCAAATTATACATCGCCACTGTCAGCGGATGGGATATCGCGCGCTCTGATTTCAACACCGAGTTGGCCTTTGCCCAAAAACGATATCAACAGGTATACGGTGAAAACGTTTTTGCTTCTGATCAGGGCAAAACGTTGCTGGATAGTTTAAAGGCCCAGGTTGTTTCGCGCCTGATCACTGAAGGCATTCAGATGCAGGAAGTCCAGCGTGCGGCCTATCGGGTTGATGCCCAGACAGTCGATCAAGAGTTGGCGGAATTTTTGACCCAAAAACAACTTGATCGGGCGGGCTTGAAGGCTTCCCTTGAAGAAAATGGTTATCCGTTTGATTACTTCATGAAACGCTTTGAAAACCGTGTGCTGCTCAGCGAATATCTGGATGAAAAAGTCTTTGCCAATGCTGCCAGCGATTATGATAAGCAGACCCTGTATCAAGCCTGGTTCAATAACGCCCGGGCATTGTCAAAGGTAACCATTTATGACAAAGAGCTGCTGCGCCTGACCCAAAATGTTTCAGCGGGAG
This DNA window, taken from Desulfobacterales bacterium, encodes the following:
- a CDS encoding SurA N-terminal domain-containing protein, with amino-acid sequence MKLIKWIATNKIVVGLPLLALIAVGIFVLTHDRVQANKSEQTATESYPATDNAVNAKQTTPAAKSVEIPEGTSKVIFRVDNMSCSGCISTIKGSLAGYAGIQDIIVDVSGGVAEVYFDSKQIKDVNQLASSITASGYPARVDKILTADQIKKEETLAASRAKLYIATVSGWDIARSDFNTELAFAQKRYQQVYGENVFASDQGKTLLDSLKAQVVSRLITEGIQMQEVQRAAYRVDAQTVDQELAEFLTQKQLDRAGLKASLEENGYPFDYFMKRFENRVLLSEYLDEKVFANAASDYDKQTLYQAWFNNARALSKVTIYDKELLRLTQNVSAG